The following are encoded in a window of Geobacter metallireducens GS-15 genomic DNA:
- the xerD gene encoding site-specific tyrosine recombinase XerD: MNQYLDLFLNYLLVEKGLAKNSLDSYGRDMIRYLDFLEKRNCGEPSAVRPVDVADFLAHLKDCGLAPRSRARALSAVRMFHRFLLVEGYAEANPTAIIEAPKTLAKLPQILAGREVEALLAAPGSDSAQDMRDRAMLELLYATGLRVSELVGLGLRDVNVTAGYLMAFGKGGKERLVPMGESACAAVSRYLAEARPEMDRNGDNAYLFLTRLGDRMTRQAFWNIIKKRAIEAGIRKTISPHTLRHSFATHLLENGADLRSVQAMLGHADLATTQIYTHVTRERLKRIHEEYHPRG, translated from the coding sequence GTGAACCAGTACCTCGATCTCTTTCTGAATTACCTTCTTGTGGAGAAGGGGCTGGCGAAAAATTCCCTCGATTCCTACGGCCGCGACATGATCCGGTATCTGGATTTTCTTGAGAAACGGAATTGTGGTGAACCGTCTGCGGTGCGTCCCGTGGATGTGGCGGATTTTCTGGCCCATCTCAAGGATTGTGGTCTCGCCCCCCGAAGCAGAGCCAGGGCCTTATCCGCCGTCCGGATGTTCCACCGGTTTCTCCTGGTGGAGGGGTATGCCGAGGCGAACCCCACCGCGATCATCGAGGCGCCCAAGACGTTGGCCAAGCTTCCCCAGATCCTCGCCGGCCGGGAGGTCGAGGCGCTTCTGGCTGCTCCCGGAAGTGACAGTGCCCAGGATATGCGGGACCGGGCCATGCTGGAGCTTCTCTATGCCACGGGGCTGCGGGTCTCCGAACTTGTGGGCCTCGGTTTGCGCGATGTGAATGTAACCGCGGGATACCTCATGGCTTTCGGCAAGGGGGGGAAGGAGCGGCTCGTTCCCATGGGTGAATCCGCCTGTGCAGCAGTTTCCCGTTATCTTGCCGAGGCGCGTCCCGAAATGGATCGAAACGGCGACAACGCCTATCTGTTTCTTACCCGGCTCGGAGACCGGATGACGCGGCAGGCGTTCTGGAATATAATCAAAAAACGGGCCATTGAGGCGGGAATCAGAAAAACCATTTCTCCCCATACTCTGCGCCATTCGTTCGCAACCCATCTGCTGGAGAACGGCGCAGATCTGCGGAGCGTGCAGGCAATGCTCGGCCATGCGGACCTCGCGACGACACAGATTTACACCCACGTGACCCGGGAGCGATTGAAACGCATCCACGAGGAATACCATCCACGGGGATAG
- a CDS encoding cofactor-independent phosphoglycerate mutase — MKYIVLLGDGMSDEAVKDLDGKTPLQAAKTPHMDVMARRGRIGLAHTVPKGLPPGSDVANLSVFGYDPRTCYTGRSPLEAASMGVQLGPDDVAFRVNLVNLLPTKGTLVMNDYSAGHISTEEGRELIEAIQQQIGDDEFQFYPGVGYRHLMVWRNGKSGMSATPPHDISGKSILDYLPKGEGADKLIYLMNSSQMILNNHPQYRRRLEADKIPANSIWLWGHGKAPRMEPFKEKFGLAGAVISAVDLINGIGIGAGLDVIRVEGATGYLDTNYEGKVQAALEALETHDYVYLHVEAPDEASHSGNLSHKLQAIEDFDARVVGPIMEGIRRFGSFRILCTPDHPTPLRLKTHTGAPVPFIIYDGGESEDDSIAGYDEDSARTSGLVLEEGHRLMELLLER; from the coding sequence ATGAAGTATATCGTGCTCCTCGGCGACGGGATGTCGGACGAGGCCGTGAAGGATCTGGACGGAAAGACACCACTGCAGGCTGCCAAAACGCCGCACATGGATGTCATGGCCCGGCGGGGGAGGATCGGCCTCGCTCACACCGTGCCGAAGGGGCTCCCTCCGGGAAGCGATGTGGCAAATCTCTCGGTGTTCGGCTATGACCCGCGTACCTGCTATACGGGTCGATCACCCCTCGAAGCAGCAAGCATGGGGGTTCAACTCGGGCCCGATGACGTGGCGTTCCGGGTTAATCTCGTGAATCTCCTGCCGACCAAGGGGACGCTCGTCATGAACGACTACTCGGCGGGGCATATCTCCACCGAAGAGGGACGCGAACTCATCGAGGCCATCCAGCAGCAGATCGGCGATGACGAGTTCCAGTTCTACCCCGGCGTGGGATACCGCCATCTCATGGTATGGCGCAACGGCAAAAGCGGCATGTCCGCCACCCCTCCCCATGACATCTCGGGGAAAAGCATCCTCGACTACCTTCCGAAGGGAGAGGGGGCCGACAAGCTCATCTATCTGATGAACTCCTCCCAGATGATACTCAACAATCATCCCCAATACCGGCGGCGCCTTGAAGCAGACAAGATCCCGGCGAATTCCATCTGGCTCTGGGGGCACGGCAAAGCACCCCGGATGGAGCCCTTCAAGGAAAAGTTCGGCCTTGCCGGGGCGGTAATTTCCGCGGTCGATCTCATAAACGGTATCGGCATCGGAGCGGGCCTCGACGTGATTCGGGTCGAGGGGGCCACCGGTTACCTGGACACCAACTACGAAGGCAAGGTCCAGGCAGCTCTTGAGGCCCTGGAGACCCATGACTACGTGTACCTTCACGTTGAGGCGCCCGACGAGGCTTCCCATTCGGGGAACCTTTCCCACAAGCTCCAGGCCATCGAAGATTTCGATGCCAGGGTTGTCGGCCCCATCATGGAAGGGATCAGGCGTTTTGGTTCGTTCCGGATACTCTGTACTCCCGATCACCCGACTCCCCTCAGGCTGAAGACACATACGGGCGCGCCTGTGCCCTTCATCATCTACGATGGAGGAGAATCGGAAGATGATTCGATTGCGGGCTATGACGAAGATTCGGCCCGGACTTCCGGCCTGGTGCTGGAGGAAGGGCACCGGCTCATGGAGCTTCTGCTTGAAAGGTGA
- a CDS encoding Slp family lipoprotein gives MYLQRISILIILLTTLSLSGCAHVISEQSRSLVDPTITYAMLKEKPDAFVGKYVQLGGVIVGVKNTTTGSQLEIMQVALDKTGMPEDTFRSEGRFLAISESFLDSMIYKPDRLVTLVGEVKGKKVMPVDEVEYTYPVLAIKEIYVWKSYDYEKGYPYPTPPPYSFYDPYYYGYWPGPYWYRPLGPVYRRW, from the coding sequence ATGTATTTGCAGAGAATATCAATCCTTATAATCCTGCTCACAACCTTGTCATTATCGGGGTGTGCCCATGTCATCAGTGAGCAGTCACGGTCTCTGGTTGACCCCACCATTACCTACGCCATGCTCAAAGAAAAACCCGATGCGTTTGTCGGGAAGTACGTGCAACTGGGAGGGGTAATTGTCGGGGTCAAGAACACTACCACAGGAAGTCAATTGGAGATAATGCAGGTTGCTCTCGACAAGACGGGTATGCCGGAGGATACATTTCGCTCCGAGGGAAGGTTTCTCGCCATTTCCGAATCGTTCCTCGACAGCATGATCTATAAACCGGATCGCCTCGTTACCCTGGTCGGGGAAGTGAAGGGCAAAAAAGTAATGCCGGTCGACGAAGTTGAGTACACCTATCCGGTCCTCGCAATCAAAGAGATTTACGTCTGGAAAAGCTACGACTACGAGAAGGGCTACCCCTACCCCACTCCGCCACCCTACTCCTTTTATGATCCCTACTACTACGGATACTGGCCCGGGCCGTACTGGTACCGCCCCCTGGGGCCGGTTTACCGGCGCTGGTGA
- a CDS encoding UDP-glucose dehydrogenase family protein, translating into MKICVIGSGYVGLVAGTCFAESGNTVICVDVNQEKIEGLKQGILPIYEPGLKELVLRNSAEGRLSFTTDLASAVKESLICFIAVGTPPGEDGSADLQHVLAVAREIGRNMEGFKIIVDKSTVPVGTADKVRRAAQEELDRRGAAYEFDVVSNPEFLKEGAAIDDFMKPDRVVIGADNVRTAEIMKELYSPFMRKTNRLIVMDVHSAEMTKYAANAMLATRISFMNQIANLCERMGADVSAVREGIGSDSRIGYDFLFPGVGYGGSCFPKDVKALIKTAEECEYDFVLLKSVEEVNERQKAILIDKMIAHFSRDNGASPLAGKTIAIWGLSFKPRTDDMREAPSIVIISKLLEMGATVLAHDPEAVKEAKKIFGDRITYTSTNQYEILKGADALAIITEWNEYRNPDFERISASLTAPVIFDGRNLYNPRRMKEIGFTYHSIGRNGSAFTG; encoded by the coding sequence GTGAAAATCTGTGTCATTGGCTCCGGGTATGTGGGCCTTGTCGCTGGAACCTGCTTCGCCGAAAGCGGCAACACTGTCATTTGCGTTGATGTTAACCAGGAGAAGATTGAAGGACTCAAGCAGGGGATTCTCCCCATATACGAACCGGGCCTCAAGGAGCTGGTTCTCCGCAATAGCGCCGAGGGGCGCCTTTCCTTCACTACCGACCTGGCGTCAGCGGTGAAGGAATCACTCATCTGCTTCATAGCCGTAGGGACACCGCCGGGGGAAGACGGTTCGGCCGATCTTCAGCATGTTCTTGCCGTGGCCCGGGAAATTGGTCGCAACATGGAGGGGTTCAAGATCATCGTCGACAAGTCGACGGTACCGGTTGGCACCGCTGATAAGGTGAGACGGGCCGCCCAGGAGGAACTCGATCGCCGCGGTGCCGCCTACGAGTTCGACGTGGTGTCGAACCCGGAATTTCTCAAGGAAGGCGCCGCAATCGACGACTTCATGAAGCCCGACCGGGTCGTTATCGGTGCCGACAATGTCCGTACCGCAGAGATCATGAAAGAGCTCTATTCCCCTTTCATGAGAAAGACCAACCGCCTTATCGTCATGGACGTCCACAGCGCCGAAATGACCAAATATGCCGCCAATGCCATGCTCGCCACCCGCATCTCGTTCATGAACCAGATAGCGAACCTCTGCGAGCGGATGGGTGCGGATGTGTCAGCCGTGCGCGAGGGGATCGGATCCGATTCTCGGATCGGCTACGATTTCCTTTTTCCCGGCGTCGGTTACGGCGGCTCGTGCTTCCCGAAGGACGTGAAGGCCCTCATCAAGACCGCCGAGGAATGCGAGTACGACTTTGTCCTGCTGAAGTCGGTGGAGGAAGTCAACGAACGGCAAAAGGCGATCCTCATAGACAAAATGATCGCCCATTTCTCCCGGGACAACGGGGCGTCACCCCTTGCAGGAAAGACCATCGCCATCTGGGGGCTCTCGTTCAAGCCCCGCACCGACGATATGCGCGAAGCTCCCTCCATCGTCATCATCAGCAAGCTCCTCGAAATGGGCGCCACGGTCCTGGCGCACGATCCCGAAGCGGTCAAGGAAGCGAAAAAGATCTTCGGCGACCGGATAACCTACACCAGTACCAACCAGTACGAGATTCTCAAGGGGGCCGACGCGCTCGCCATCATTACGGAGTGGAACGAGTACCGCAACCCTGACTTCGAGCGCATCAGCGCAAGCCTCACCGCCCCGGTTATCTTCGACGGCCGGAACCTCTACAATCCGCGGCGGATGAAGGAGATCGGCTTCACGTACCACTCCATCGGCCGTAACGGTTCGGCCTTTACCGGTTAG
- a CDS encoding UDP-glucuronic acid decarboxylase family protein codes for MRVLVTGGAGFIGSHLCERLVSDGHEVLCVDNFFTGSKQNILPLLGNPRFELIRHDITEPILLEVDQIYHLACPASPVHYQYNPVKTIKTSVMGTINMLGLAKRVRARILLASTSEVYGDPQVHPQPETYWGNVNPIGIRSCYDEGKRVAETLMMDYHRQNGVDIRIVRIFNTFGPRMAEHDGRVVSNFIVQALKGEDITVYGDGSQTRSFCYVSDLVEGLVRTMSCEGFTGPVNLGNPGETTILEFARRIIALTGSQSQIVFRPLPSDDPKQRQPDITLARTTLGWEPIVPLETGLTKTVDYFSGLGAGSGS; via the coding sequence ATGCGTGTTCTGGTAACCGGCGGGGCAGGGTTCATTGGCTCCCATCTGTGCGAGCGGTTGGTCAGTGACGGCCACGAGGTTCTCTGTGTCGATAACTTCTTTACGGGGAGCAAACAAAACATCCTGCCGCTCTTGGGAAACCCCCGTTTCGAGTTGATCCGCCACGATATAACCGAGCCGATTCTTCTGGAGGTGGACCAGATATATCATCTGGCCTGTCCCGCTTCGCCGGTCCATTATCAGTACAACCCGGTGAAGACCATCAAGACAAGCGTCATGGGGACCATCAACATGCTTGGCCTCGCCAAGCGGGTCCGGGCGCGAATCCTTCTGGCCTCCACCTCTGAAGTCTACGGCGATCCCCAGGTGCATCCGCAGCCCGAGACCTACTGGGGGAACGTTAACCCCATCGGAATCCGCAGCTGCTACGACGAAGGGAAGCGGGTTGCGGAAACCCTCATGATGGATTACCATCGCCAGAATGGTGTCGACATCCGCATCGTCCGGATTTTCAACACCTTTGGCCCCCGCATGGCCGAGCATGACGGCAGGGTGGTGTCGAACTTCATTGTTCAGGCTCTCAAAGGGGAAGACATAACGGTCTATGGCGACGGCAGCCAGACCCGCTCCTTCTGCTATGTGAGCGACTTGGTGGAAGGGCTTGTCCGGACGATGTCATGTGAAGGCTTCACCGGTCCGGTCAACCTGGGCAACCCCGGTGAAACTACTATCCTGGAATTTGCCCGGCGCATAATCGCACTGACCGGTTCCCAGTCGCAGATTGTTTTCAGGCCTCTCCCGTCGGATGACCCCAAGCAGCGCCAACCCGATATAACCCTCGCCCGGACGACGCTTGGATGGGAGCCTATCGTGCCCCTGGAAACGGGTCTCACAAAGACAGTTGATTATTTCTCCGGCCTCGGTGCCGGTTCGGGTTCATGA
- a CDS encoding FtsB family cell division protein, which yields MRKRMYLVPAGCILFILFFTVFGERGLLRIYHLSREKQEIAEKVTEVRGENEKLKREIEALKTDRRYLESIARKDFGLVRPNEVVYQFPSSDKAQAKTQQPVSSAVEKKR from the coding sequence ATGCGGAAGCGGATGTACCTCGTCCCTGCCGGCTGCATACTCTTCATTCTCTTCTTCACCGTTTTCGGCGAGCGGGGACTTCTGCGCATCTACCACCTGAGCAGGGAGAAACAGGAAATTGCGGAGAAGGTGACCGAGGTCAGGGGTGAAAATGAGAAACTCAAGCGCGAGATAGAAGCGCTCAAGACCGACCGGCGTTACCTGGAAAGCATTGCCCGAAAGGATTTCGGGCTTGTGCGGCCCAATGAAGTCGTCTATCAGTTCCCGTCGTCGGACAAGGCCCAGGCCAAGACTCAGCAGCCGGTTTCATCGGCGGTCGAGAAGAAGCGATAG
- the argS gene encoding arginine--tRNA ligase: protein MKDRVRSLVAEGIERCFADGSLASNQMPAIVIEKPAHAEHGDFACTVAMSMAKAERKAPRVIAETIVKHIENGESGIIGGIDIAGPGFINFRIKNEAWSRTLAVVEAAGASFGRSCAGEERKVQVEFVSANPTGPLHIGHGRGAAIGDTICRLLSASGFDVTREFYYNDAGAQIANLALSVQSRCLGIEPGDPRWPADGYQGDYIKDVARSYLNRETVDAGDQHVTAAGDPNDLDAIRRFAVAYLRREQDQDLLAFDVHFDVYSLESSLYTEGRVEEVVRRLIENGHTFEQDGALWLRTTDFGDDKDRVMRKSDGSYTYFVPDVAYHLAKWERGFTRVINEQGADHHSTITRVRAGLQALNAGIPQEWPEYVLHQMVTVMRGGEEVKISKRAGSYVTLRDLIDEVGRDATRFFFLMRKPDSQLVFDIDLAKQQSLENPVYYVQYAHARISSIFEAACDRGISVPSFPDAHVDLLETPEEIELIKLIGSFPEVIEGSALSFEPHRITYYLQELAGAFHSFYNKNRVIGEGKELSSARLFLLKGVAQVLKNGLALLGVSAPEKM, encoded by the coding sequence ATGAAGGATAGGGTTCGTTCTCTGGTCGCCGAGGGAATCGAGCGGTGTTTTGCCGACGGCTCTCTTGCCTCGAACCAGATGCCGGCCATAGTCATAGAGAAGCCGGCCCATGCCGAGCACGGCGACTTTGCCTGTACCGTCGCCATGTCCATGGCGAAGGCCGAGCGCAAGGCGCCGCGGGTGATTGCAGAGACAATCGTCAAACATATTGAAAATGGTGAAAGTGGTATCATCGGGGGAATCGATATAGCCGGCCCCGGTTTTATCAACTTCAGAATCAAGAACGAGGCATGGAGCAGAACGCTTGCGGTCGTGGAGGCGGCAGGGGCGAGCTTCGGGCGCAGCTGCGCGGGTGAAGAGCGTAAGGTGCAGGTGGAGTTTGTGAGTGCAAACCCCACGGGACCACTCCATATCGGCCACGGACGGGGTGCCGCCATCGGTGACACCATCTGTCGCCTTCTGTCAGCTTCCGGATTCGATGTGACCCGTGAGTTCTATTACAACGATGCCGGTGCCCAAATCGCCAATCTTGCGCTTTCCGTTCAGTCACGCTGTCTCGGTATTGAGCCGGGAGACCCCCGGTGGCCGGCCGATGGCTATCAGGGCGACTATATCAAGGACGTGGCCCGCTCCTATCTCAATCGCGAAACCGTAGATGCCGGTGACCAGCACGTCACTGCCGCCGGCGACCCGAATGACCTTGACGCGATCCGTCGCTTTGCCGTGGCCTATCTGCGGCGCGAACAGGATCAGGACCTCCTGGCCTTCGACGTGCATTTCGATGTCTACTCGCTTGAATCGAGCCTTTATACCGAAGGTCGTGTTGAAGAGGTAGTCAGGCGTCTGATCGAGAACGGCCATACCTTCGAGCAGGACGGCGCCCTCTGGTTGCGGACCACGGACTTTGGAGACGACAAGGACCGGGTCATGCGCAAGTCGGACGGCAGTTACACCTACTTTGTCCCCGATGTTGCCTACCATCTGGCCAAGTGGGAACGTGGCTTCACCCGCGTCATTAACGAGCAGGGAGCGGACCACCACAGCACCATAACCCGCGTGCGTGCCGGTCTTCAGGCCCTCAATGCAGGAATCCCTCAAGAGTGGCCCGAGTACGTTCTACACCAGATGGTTACGGTCATGCGCGGTGGTGAAGAGGTGAAAATATCCAAGCGCGCCGGTAGCTATGTTACGTTACGAGATCTGATCGACGAAGTGGGCCGTGATGCCACGAGATTCTTCTTCCTCATGAGGAAACCTGATTCTCAACTGGTTTTCGATATCGATCTGGCCAAACAGCAATCACTCGAAAACCCGGTTTACTACGTCCAGTACGCCCATGCACGGATCAGCAGCATCTTCGAGGCCGCCTGTGACCGTGGAATCAGCGTTCCGTCCTTCCCTGATGCCCATGTGGATCTTCTCGAGACACCGGAAGAAATTGAACTCATCAAGCTCATCGGCTCTTTCCCCGAAGTTATCGAAGGAAGCGCCTTGTCCTTCGAGCCACACCGGATCACCTACTACCTTCAGGAACTGGCAGGGGCTTTCCATTCTTTTTACAATAAAAATCGCGTCATAGGCGAAGGGAAGGAGTTGAGTTCGGCACGGCTCTTCCTCCTCAAGGGCGTTGCTCAAGTACTGAAGAACGGGCTTGCACTCCTGGGTGTCTCGGCACCGGAAAAGATGTAG
- a CDS encoding SPOR domain-containing protein: MVLDYRERKPVNKNRPKSKPVGLFVIAFGLVAVCSFALGVLTDRFLLSPRSLKVENAQAPPSVAPKNGPQEQPSSTAKDSVTAKQGAAPALQEPSLTFYETLPKGGKIILGSGMNPKMPKVLTASPAKTATEALPKNDQVLPRQTEAVMVQKADKPAIPVSSPEKSAAADNAERPKAAGETAKEVSAKKTAVSKGKFSVQVVSARERKEADAIKSGLQEKGFAAYVVESVVPGKGTWYRVRVGKQMDQSAAAKLAKQLGKAAIIIPE, encoded by the coding sequence ATGGTCCTTGATTATCGTGAACGGAAACCGGTCAACAAAAACCGGCCAAAATCGAAACCCGTCGGCCTCTTTGTCATAGCATTCGGCCTGGTTGCAGTCTGCTCCTTTGCCCTTGGTGTTCTGACGGACCGTTTTCTGCTTTCTCCTCGCAGCCTTAAGGTCGAAAATGCCCAGGCACCCCCTTCTGTCGCGCCGAAGAACGGCCCTCAGGAGCAACCCTCTTCAACTGCCAAGGATTCGGTGACCGCCAAACAGGGTGCAGCCCCTGCGCTTCAGGAACCATCTCTGACTTTTTACGAGACGTTACCCAAGGGCGGAAAAATTATTCTCGGGAGCGGCATGAATCCCAAAATGCCAAAGGTGCTAACCGCATCCCCCGCAAAAACAGCCACTGAGGCTTTGCCAAAAAATGACCAGGTTTTGCCGCGACAGACAGAAGCTGTGATGGTGCAAAAAGCCGACAAACCTGCCATTCCTGTCTCATCTCCAGAGAAAAGTGCGGCTGCAGATAATGCTGAACGCCCGAAGGCGGCCGGCGAAACAGCCAAAGAAGTATCGGCGAAAAAAACTGCGGTATCCAAGGGGAAATTCTCCGTGCAGGTGGTATCCGCAAGGGAACGCAAGGAAGCAGACGCCATCAAATCGGGGTTACAGGAAAAGGGGTTTGCTGCCTATGTTGTTGAGTCCGTCGTTCCCGGTAAGGGGACATGGTATCGCGTACGGGTGGGGAAACAAATGGATCAGTCGGCTGCCGCGAAGCTTGCAAAACAGCTCGGTAAGGCAGCAATAATAATTCCTGAATAG
- a CDS encoding DUF6880 family protein gives MNSDRKQRLLTLTPERLADALLELAARDDAADDLVERMIATPWENIERFRKRLAGIKRSRRFIRWGESAAFARELLALLQDVQAGVSDPRTGAELVAAFYECDKGALGNCDDSSGHVGDVFRHDARELFVHYASRCDEKEWLGDLVYKVSRTDDYGVRDALVKCAIDYLPEPVIRTMVKRFQKMADGESDEYHKRHWLGLAESLARQLKDAPLFERTRRASWGSLSTAACVDIARVYLESGDGQTALAWLEKIPVTENFMAEDRDSLLLEVHGRLGNPARQADVAWRIFRRHRSLASLTRLLDVIGSDQRDAVVAGEVAAILGEDRFSPGDAAFLVEVERPDDAENYLLRHADALNGDDYSGLLPLAEAMEQSGRHLCASLLYRALLDSILRRAQTKTYPHGARYLRKLDKLAGTITDWRTFESHDFYKENLRLNHGRKSSFWSRYGE, from the coding sequence ATGAATTCTGACCGCAAACAACGGTTGCTGACGCTGACCCCGGAGCGGCTGGCGGACGCCCTGCTGGAACTGGCCGCCCGCGATGATGCTGCCGACGATCTGGTGGAACGGATGATCGCTACCCCCTGGGAAAATATCGAGCGCTTCAGGAAAAGACTGGCCGGCATCAAGCGCAGCCGCCGCTTCATCCGGTGGGGTGAATCCGCGGCCTTTGCCCGTGAACTGCTTGCCCTCCTGCAGGATGTACAGGCGGGAGTCTCCGATCCCCGCACGGGCGCCGAGCTGGTTGCCGCCTTCTACGAGTGCGACAAGGGGGCCCTGGGAAACTGCGACGATTCCAGCGGCCATGTGGGTGATGTCTTCCGGCATGATGCCAGAGAACTCTTCGTCCACTACGCCTCCCGCTGCGACGAGAAGGAGTGGCTGGGGGATCTGGTTTACAAGGTGAGCCGTACCGATGACTATGGGGTGCGGGATGCCTTGGTCAAATGCGCCATCGACTATCTGCCGGAGCCGGTCATCCGGACCATGGTGAAACGGTTTCAGAAAATGGCCGACGGCGAGAGCGACGAATACCACAAACGGCACTGGCTGGGGCTGGCCGAGTCCCTTGCCCGGCAGCTCAAGGATGCCCCCCTGTTCGAGCGGACACGGCGCGCCTCGTGGGGGAGTCTCTCCACCGCAGCCTGCGTCGACATAGCCCGGGTATATTTGGAGAGCGGCGACGGGCAGACGGCCCTGGCGTGGCTCGAGAAGATTCCGGTGACGGAGAACTTCATGGCGGAGGATCGGGACTCGCTGCTGCTGGAGGTCCATGGCCGACTGGGGAACCCAGCTCGGCAGGCCGACGTCGCCTGGCGGATCTTCAGGCGTCACAGAAGCCTTGCCTCCCTGACGCGACTGCTGGACGTAATCGGCAGTGACCAGAGGGATGCCGTAGTGGCAGGGGAAGTTGCCGCCATTCTCGGGGAGGATCGGTTCTCTCCGGGGGATGCCGCCTTTCTGGTGGAGGTCGAGCGCCCCGACGACGCGGAAAACTATCTCCTCAGGCATGCCGACGCGCTTAACGGCGACGACTACAGCGGGCTTCTCCCCCTGGCCGAGGCCATGGAGCAGAGCGGTCGCCACCTCTGCGCTTCCTTGCTGTATCGGGCACTGCTCGATTCGATCCTCCGCCGGGCCCAGACCAAGACCTATCCCCACGGTGCCCGGTATCTCCGCAAGCTCGATAAACTCGCCGGGACCATTACCGACTGGCGCACCTTTGAGTCCCATGACTTTTACAAGGAGAATCTCCGGCTGAACCACGGCCGGAAAAGCAGTTTCTGGTCCCGTTACGGGGAGTAA
- a CDS encoding DUF456 family protein, which yields MGELSLQLRLNEASRVGFGTVVGMAIGVAGKLAIGFAMIGLFLVKWFI from the coding sequence ATCGGTGAACTTTCACTACAACTCAGACTGAACGAAGCGAGTCGGGTTGGTTTTGGCACTGTGGTGGGCATGGCAATTGGCGTGGCCGGCAAGTTGGCCATCGGCTTCGCCATGATCGGACTTTTTCTCGTGAAGTGGTTTATATGA